The following are encoded in a window of Mycolicibacterium tusciae JS617 genomic DNA:
- a CDS encoding AMP-binding protein, producing MVDAPLIPPIGTEFSRLAGLAPDEPAVTCEGRTLTRGQLDRSTNRLARAYAELGVGQGDYVTIVLPNSIEWIAAALATWKLGAIPQPLSARLPDEELKGLLALKPRALLVGRPDPDGVIPSVPGDYIPDAGLSDAPLPEAVSPAWKALGSGGSTGRPKLIEAGGDSRYPGALAGMGMGAQEGDTQLIAVPLSHNTGMTIATIGLLMGHHLVLMPRFDADEFLRLITEHRVSFLVAVPTIMQRLLRAYRADPDAYDLSSIRRLWHVGAACPPAVKEAWIDLIGAEAVWELYGGTELQALTFISGEQWLAHPGSVGVVVAGEMKVLDDDGNECPPGVSGEIYMRPAPGSAPTYRYIGATAKQRDGWDSLGDLGYFDADGFLYLNDRRVDMFTVGGRNVYPAEIESALSAHPDVLSCLVVGVPHEDLGQVPYAIVQADGLDEAAVIAFLTDRLAGYKVPRQVEFSDTPLRDDAGKARRSAVRDEIISRRQAQSRR from the coding sequence ATGGTCGACGCCCCGCTGATCCCGCCGATCGGCACGGAATTCTCCCGCCTCGCCGGGTTGGCGCCCGACGAGCCCGCGGTCACGTGCGAGGGACGGACGCTGACTCGCGGCCAACTCGACAGATCGACCAATCGACTCGCGCGCGCCTACGCCGAACTCGGCGTGGGGCAGGGCGATTACGTCACGATCGTGCTGCCCAATTCCATCGAGTGGATTGCGGCCGCGCTGGCGACGTGGAAGCTCGGCGCGATCCCCCAGCCGCTGTCGGCGCGGCTGCCCGACGAGGAGCTGAAGGGGCTGCTCGCGCTGAAGCCGCGGGCGCTGCTGGTGGGCAGGCCCGATCCGGACGGCGTAATCCCCAGCGTTCCAGGCGATTACATTCCCGATGCCGGGCTATCGGACGCCCCGCTGCCCGAGGCGGTTTCACCGGCGTGGAAGGCGCTGGGATCCGGCGGCAGCACCGGGAGGCCCAAGCTCATCGAGGCAGGTGGGGACAGCCGATATCCAGGCGCGCTTGCCGGAATGGGAATGGGCGCGCAGGAGGGCGACACCCAGTTGATCGCCGTCCCGTTGAGCCACAACACCGGCATGACGATCGCGACGATCGGCCTGCTGATGGGTCACCACCTCGTGCTGATGCCCAGGTTCGACGCCGACGAATTTCTTCGGCTCATCACCGAGCACCGGGTGTCCTTCCTCGTGGCGGTACCGACCATCATGCAGCGGCTGCTGCGGGCGTACCGCGCGGATCCCGATGCCTACGACCTGTCATCGATCCGGCGGCTCTGGCATGTGGGCGCGGCGTGCCCACCCGCCGTCAAGGAGGCCTGGATCGATCTCATCGGCGCAGAAGCGGTCTGGGAGTTGTACGGGGGCACCGAACTTCAGGCCTTGACGTTCATCTCTGGCGAGCAGTGGCTGGCCCACCCGGGGTCGGTCGGTGTGGTGGTCGCAGGCGAGATGAAGGTGCTCGACGACGACGGGAACGAATGCCCACCGGGTGTGAGCGGCGAGATCTACATGCGTCCAGCACCGGGAAGCGCACCGACCTACCGTTACATCGGCGCCACCGCAAAACAGCGCGACGGCTGGGATTCACTGGGCGACCTCGGGTACTTCGACGCCGACGGCTTCCTCTATCTCAACGACCGCCGCGTGGACATGTTCACCGTCGGCGGCCGAAACGTCTACCCCGCCGAGATCGAATCGGCGCTGTCGGCGCACCCGGATGTGCTGTCCTGCTTGGTGGTCGGCGTGCCGCACGAGGATCTGGGTCAGGTGCCCTACGCGATCGTCCAGGCCGACGGCCTTGACGAGGCCGCGGTGATCGCGTTCCTGACCGACCGCCTCGCCGGCTACAAGGTGCCCCGTCAAGTCGAGTTCAGCGACACCCCGCTGCGCGACGACGCGGGAAAGGCCCGCCGTTCCGCGGTCCGTGACGAGATCATCTCGCGACGACAGGCTCAGTCGCGTCGCTGA
- a CDS encoding alpha-(1->3)-arabinofuranosyltransferase domain-containing protein, producing the protein MSTATGLNEASLSRRWLWVVAAAALILTFAQSPGQISPDTKLDLTANPVRFLSRAFNLWNSELPFGQAQNQAYGYLFPHGTFFLAGDILGLPDWVTQRLWWALLLVIGFWGFLRVAEALGIGSPTSRVIAAVAFALSPRVLTTLGAISSETLPMMLAPWVLLPVILALGGTSTSSVRVLAARSAVAIALMGAVNAVATLTACLVAAIWLLCHKPNRLWWRFTGWWAICIVLAVLWWVVALVLLGRVSPPFLDFIESSGVTTRWMSLTEMLRGTDVWTPFVAPNATAGASLVTGSVAVLATTLVAAAGLAGLTMRSMPARGRLITILLIGVSVLALGYSGRLGSPVALEVQAFLDADGTPLRNIHKLEPLLRLPIVLGLAHLLGRIPLPGSAPRAVWRDAFAHPERDKRVAVGIVVLVAAAAATSLAWTGRLTPPGGFDAIPQYWHDTADWLDAHNDSGRVLVAPGAPFATQVWGSSHDEPLQVLGDSAWGVRDSIPLTPPETIRALDSVQRLFAAGRPSAGLADTLARQGISYVVVRNDLDPETSRSARPILVHRAIEGSPGLERVAQFGDPVGPGTLSGFITDSGLRPRYPAVEIYRVNAGAPAVPVTPYLTDTDAMARVDGAPEVLLRLDERRRLLGQPPLGPMLLTGDAQEAGLSVPTGTGVIVTDTPLARETDYGRVDDHSSAIRSPDDPRNTFNRVMDYPTAGTDTVYGQWSGGRVSVSSSASDSTALPNVAPATGPASAVDADSSTSWVSNALQSAIGQWLQVDFDHPVTNATITVTPSATAVGAQVRRIEVSTVNGTSTLRFDEAGKPLTAALPYGESPWVRITAVATDDGSPGVQFGLTDLAVTQYDANGFAHPVNLRHTVAVPGPPPGSAVAQWDLGSELLGRPGCAQSPDGIRCAAAMALSPEEPVNLSRTLTVPEPIAVTPTVWVRARQGPNLADLVRAPGSAIATGDADPIDVLGSAYAATDGDPDTAWTARQGVVQHKSPPTLTLRLPSPREVAAVRVSPSSSELPAHPTLVAVDLGDGPQVRRLAGDAGQTLDLKPRVTDTVKISILDWDDIIDRTALGFDQLKPPGLAEVTALGPRGVPIAAADAARNRRRSIELPCGRGPIIGVAGQFIQTSIDTTVAALLDGEPVAAQPCQAGPIVLPAGAQELLISPGTAFTADGVQLDGPLADRIHSAATVPAQIESASAAHREVNVASSAASRVLVVPESVNPGWIAHSRDGTQLTPVTVNGWQQGWVLPPGTEGPVTLTFGANTPYRIGLIGGLALLPVLALLAFIPARRRDNPDVAAHVWRPGRWLTSAAALAVGAVISGLAGVVVVGLALGLRYLLRNRERLCDTVTVTTTAGGLILAGAVLSQNPWRSVDGYVGHSVGVQLLALVSVAMLAASVVAFDPDRFIVTDPSEP; encoded by the coding sequence TTGAGTACGGCGACCGGACTTAACGAGGCGTCGCTCTCGCGGCGCTGGCTGTGGGTGGTCGCTGCGGCGGCGCTGATCCTGACGTTCGCCCAGTCACCCGGACAGATCTCACCCGACACCAAGCTCGACCTCACCGCCAATCCGGTGCGGTTTCTTTCGCGCGCCTTCAACCTGTGGAACAGCGAGCTGCCGTTCGGGCAGGCGCAGAACCAGGCATACGGCTATCTGTTTCCGCACGGCACCTTCTTCCTCGCAGGTGACATCCTCGGGCTGCCCGACTGGGTCACCCAGCGGCTGTGGTGGGCGCTGCTATTGGTGATCGGGTTCTGGGGGTTCCTGCGCGTCGCTGAAGCGCTCGGCATCGGCAGTCCCACGTCCCGTGTCATTGCCGCCGTCGCGTTCGCGTTGTCGCCGCGGGTGCTGACCACACTCGGTGCGATCTCGTCGGAGACGCTGCCGATGATGCTGGCGCCGTGGGTGCTGCTTCCGGTGATCCTCGCCCTGGGGGGAACAAGCACGAGCAGTGTGCGGGTGTTGGCCGCGCGGTCCGCGGTGGCCATCGCGCTGATGGGCGCTGTCAACGCGGTCGCGACCCTGACCGCCTGCCTGGTGGCGGCGATCTGGCTGCTGTGTCATAAGCCGAACCGGCTGTGGTGGCGCTTCACCGGTTGGTGGGCGATCTGCATCGTGCTTGCGGTGCTGTGGTGGGTGGTCGCCCTGGTGCTGCTCGGCCGGGTCAGTCCGCCGTTCCTCGACTTCATCGAATCCTCCGGAGTGACGACGCGGTGGATGTCGTTGACCGAGATGCTGCGCGGCACCGACGTCTGGACGCCGTTCGTCGCGCCGAACGCCACCGCTGGCGCCTCGTTGGTGACGGGATCGGTGGCGGTGCTCGCGACGACACTGGTGGCGGCCGCCGGTTTGGCGGGCCTGACCATGCGGTCCATGCCCGCCCGCGGACGACTCATCACCATCCTGCTCATCGGTGTCTCGGTGCTGGCCCTCGGATATTCGGGCCGTTTGGGATCGCCTGTGGCCCTCGAGGTTCAAGCATTCCTCGACGCCGACGGCACTCCGCTGCGAAACATTCACAAACTCGAACCGCTGCTCCGGCTGCCGATCGTGTTGGGTCTGGCGCATCTGCTGGGCCGCATCCCGCTGCCGGGGAGCGCACCGCGCGCGGTGTGGCGCGATGCCTTCGCCCATCCCGAACGCGACAAGCGAGTGGCCGTCGGCATCGTCGTACTGGTCGCCGCGGCCGCCGCGACGTCACTGGCATGGACGGGCAGACTCACTCCGCCTGGCGGGTTCGACGCGATCCCGCAGTATTGGCACGACACCGCCGACTGGCTCGACGCCCACAACGACTCCGGACGTGTGCTGGTGGCGCCGGGCGCCCCATTCGCCACCCAGGTATGGGGTAGCAGCCACGACGAGCCTCTGCAGGTGCTCGGCGACAGCGCGTGGGGTGTGCGTGACTCCATTCCGTTGACGCCGCCCGAAACCATCCGGGCCCTGGATTCGGTGCAGCGCCTGTTCGCAGCCGGCCGTCCGTCCGCGGGGTTGGCAGATACCCTTGCCCGGCAAGGAATCTCGTATGTCGTGGTGCGCAACGACCTGGATCCTGAGACATCGCGCTCGGCGCGCCCGATCCTGGTGCACCGCGCGATCGAGGGATCGCCTGGCCTCGAGCGGGTCGCCCAGTTCGGCGATCCGGTCGGTCCAGGCACGCTTTCCGGCTTCATCACCGACAGCGGCCTGCGACCGCGCTACCCGGCCGTCGAGATCTACCGGGTGAACGCGGGGGCGCCGGCAGTGCCGGTGACGCCGTACCTCACCGACACCGATGCGATGGCCCGCGTCGACGGCGCACCCGAGGTGCTGCTGCGCCTCGACGAGAGACGGCGCCTGCTCGGGCAGCCGCCGCTGGGGCCGATGCTGCTGACGGGGGACGCGCAGGAGGCGGGCCTTTCTGTTCCCACCGGCACCGGGGTCATCGTCACCGATACCCCCCTCGCCAGGGAGACCGATTACGGCCGCGTCGACGACCATTCGTCGGCGATCCGTTCACCAGACGATCCGCGAAACACCTTCAACCGTGTGATGGACTATCCGACTGCGGGCACCGACACCGTCTACGGGCAGTGGTCCGGCGGACGCGTCTCGGTGTCGAGTTCGGCTTCGGATTCGACCGCCCTGCCCAACGTGGCGCCCGCGACCGGACCGGCCTCCGCCGTCGACGCCGATTCGTCGACGAGCTGGGTGTCCAACGCGTTGCAGTCGGCGATCGGCCAGTGGCTTCAGGTCGACTTCGACCATCCCGTCACCAACGCGACCATCACTGTCACCCCGAGCGCGACCGCCGTCGGCGCACAGGTCCGCCGCATCGAGGTGTCGACCGTCAACGGCACCAGCACGCTGCGCTTCGACGAAGCCGGCAAGCCGCTGACCGCTGCGCTGCCGTACGGGGAGTCACCGTGGGTGCGGATCACGGCAGTGGCCACCGACGACGGATCACCCGGCGTTCAGTTCGGTCTCACCGATCTCGCCGTCACCCAGTACGACGCGAACGGGTTCGCACATCCGGTCAACCTGCGCCACACGGTGGCGGTCCCCGGTCCACCGCCGGGTTCTGCTGTTGCGCAATGGGATCTGGGCTCCGAACTGCTGGGCAGACCCGGGTGCGCACAGAGCCCGGATGGGATCCGCTGCGCGGCGGCGATGGCGTTGTCACCGGAGGAGCCGGTCAATCTGAGCCGGACACTCACGGTGCCGGAACCGATCGCCGTGACCCCGACCGTCTGGGTGCGCGCGCGTCAGGGCCCCAATCTCGCAGACCTGGTCCGTGCACCGGGCAGTGCAATCGCCACCGGCGACGCGGACCCCATCGATGTTCTGGGTTCTGCGTATGCGGCCACCGACGGCGACCCCGACACCGCGTGGACCGCGCGCCAAGGCGTCGTGCAGCACAAGTCACCGCCCACCCTCACGCTGAGACTCCCCAGCCCCCGCGAGGTGGCCGCGGTGCGGGTGTCCCCCAGTTCGTCTGAGCTGCCTGCACATCCGACGCTGGTGGCCGTCGACCTCGGCGACGGACCCCAGGTGCGCCGACTGGCCGGCGATGCCGGGCAGACGCTCGACCTCAAACCCCGCGTCACGGACACCGTGAAGATTTCGATCCTGGACTGGGACGACATCATCGACCGCACGGCGCTCGGGTTCGACCAGCTGAAGCCGCCCGGCCTCGCCGAGGTGACGGCGCTGGGCCCACGCGGTGTCCCGATCGCCGCGGCCGACGCCGCACGCAACCGAAGGCGAAGCATCGAATTGCCCTGCGGCCGTGGCCCGATCATCGGTGTTGCCGGGCAGTTCATCCAGACCTCGATCGACACGACGGTGGCCGCGTTGCTGGACGGCGAGCCGGTGGCAGCCCAACCGTGCCAGGCCGGGCCGATCGTGCTGCCCGCCGGAGCACAGGAGTTGCTGATCAGCCCCGGGACCGCGTTCACCGCCGATGGCGTCCAGCTCGACGGCCCGCTGGCAGATCGAATCCATTCGGCGGCAACGGTTCCCGCGCAGATCGAATCTGCCAGTGCTGCTCACCGCGAGGTGAACGTCGCGTCATCGGCGGCGTCGCGAGTGCTGGTTGTGCCCGAAAGCGTGAATCCCGGCTGGATTGCGCACAGCCGCGACGGCACGCAACTGACACCGGTCACCGTCAACGGCTGGCAGCAGGGCTGGGTGCTGCCACCGGGCACCGAGGGACCCGTCACGCTCACCTTCGGAGCGAACACGCCGTATCGGATCGGGCTCATCGGCGGCCTGGCGCTGCTGCCGGTGCTCGCGCTGCTGGCCTTCATACCCGCGCGCCGCCGCGACAACCCGGACGTCGCCGCGCATGTATGGCGGCCGGGCCGGTGGCTCACAAGCGCGGCGGCGCTTGCGGTCGGTGCGGTCATCTCGGGGCTGGCGGGGGTCGTCGTGGTCGGCCTGGCACTGGGCTTGCGGTATTTGCTGCGCAACCGCGAGCGGCTATGCGACACCGTCACGGTCACGACCACCGCGGGCGGGCTGATCCTGGCGGGGGCGGTGCTCAGCCAGAATCCGTGGCGATCTGTCGACGGATACGTCGGACACTCCGTAGGGGTGCAGTTGCTTGCTCTCGTGTCGGTGGCGATGCTGGCTGCCTCCGTCGTGGCCTTCGATCCCGACCGATTCATAGTCACAGACCCGTCCGAGCCCTAG
- a CDS encoding acyltransferase family protein: MRACAAVGVVVTHVAFQTGHTGGITGRFFGRFDLAVAVFFALSGFLLWRGHAAAARGMRPIPPTGHYLRSRIVRIMPGYLVAVVVILSLLPEAKPDLTVWLANLSLTQIYVPLTLTAGLTQMWSLSVEVAFYLALPVLALLVRRVPTRARIPVIAATAVASFAWAVLVEASPLSAPYGVNPLNWPPAFFSWFAAGMLLAELTVTPVGWAHRLARRRVLMAGVAVVAFAVAASPLAGPEGLTPGTVSQFMVKIAMGTVVAAALIAPLVLDRPDTPHRLLGNATMVTLGRWSYGLFVWHLAALAMVFPVIGEFAFNGHMPVVLVLTVVFGFAIAAVSYALVESPCRNALRRWERRNDPTPLDSSVSDATEPVVAR, translated from the coding sequence ATGCGGGCCTGCGCGGCAGTCGGCGTCGTCGTCACCCACGTGGCCTTCCAGACCGGCCACACCGGGGGTATCACCGGCCGGTTCTTCGGCCGGTTCGACCTCGCCGTCGCGGTGTTCTTCGCGCTGTCGGGTTTCCTCTTGTGGCGCGGCCATGCCGCGGCGGCCCGCGGCATGCGACCCATTCCGCCGACGGGTCACTACCTGCGATCGCGGATCGTGCGCATCATGCCCGGCTATCTGGTCGCGGTGGTGGTCATCTTGTCGCTGCTGCCGGAGGCGAAACCCGACCTGACGGTCTGGCTGGCCAACCTGTCGTTGACCCAGATATATGTGCCGCTGACGCTGACCGCCGGACTCACCCAGATGTGGAGCCTGTCTGTCGAAGTTGCGTTCTATCTCGCGCTGCCGGTACTGGCGCTGCTGGTGCGACGGGTGCCGACGCGCGCCCGGATACCGGTCATCGCGGCCACGGCGGTGGCAAGCTTCGCCTGGGCCGTGTTGGTCGAGGCGAGCCCGCTTTCAGCCCCCTATGGCGTCAACCCGCTGAACTGGCCGCCAGCCTTCTTTTCCTGGTTCGCCGCCGGGATGCTGCTGGCCGAGCTGACCGTCACGCCCGTCGGATGGGCGCACCGGCTGGCCCGGCGCCGGGTGTTGATGGCCGGTGTCGCGGTGGTGGCGTTCGCCGTCGCTGCGTCACCGCTTGCCGGTCCCGAAGGGCTGACGCCCGGCACCGTCAGCCAGTTCATGGTGAAGATCGCGATGGGGACGGTAGTCGCTGCAGCGCTGATCGCCCCGCTGGTGCTGGACCGGCCCGACACCCCACACCGCCTGTTGGGCAACGCGACGATGGTGACGCTGGGTCGTTGGTCCTACGGTTTGTTCGTCTGGCATCTGGCGGCGCTGGCGATGGTGTTCCCGGTCATCGGCGAGTTCGCCTTCAACGGGCACATGCCGGTTGTGCTGGTCCTCACGGTGGTGTTCGGTTTCGCTATCGCGGCCGTGAGCTACGCCCTGGTGGAGTCGCCGTGCCGAAACGCCTTGCGGCGCTGGGAGAGACGCAACGATCCCACGCCTCTCGATTCTTCGGTCAGCGACGCGACTGAGCCTGTCGTCGCGAGATGA